One segment of Candidatus Melainabacteria bacterium DNA contains the following:
- a CDS encoding hemerythrin domain-containing protein translates to MGEDAQGSAQVIGMLRADHGHIKDLMARLRSAADKAEQDRVLAELFLDLRILSVLEQQFFYPSLAPVVDQKQIAELGKELYFMLTLMLELESTYASEAPLESTLALLSERFEQHVHKDEGLFRQMEKWAVDWRSQLASMADRMETYRIELKQKLCRKLTDCRGESRFQPPFSIRRRCA, encoded by the coding sequence ATGGGTGAAGATGCTCAAGGCAGCGCGCAGGTAATTGGCATGCTGCGTGCCGATCACGGTCACATAAAGGATTTGATGGCGCGGCTGAGAAGCGCGGCTGACAAAGCTGAGCAGGACCGTGTGCTGGCAGAACTATTTCTTGATTTGCGAATTTTGTCGGTGCTCGAGCAGCAATTCTTTTATCCGTCACTGGCTCCGGTCGTCGATCAAAAGCAAATAGCAGAGCTTGGCAAAGAACTGTACTTCATGCTCACACTGATGCTCGAGTTGGAGAGTACATACGCAAGCGAAGCGCCGCTTGAATCTACTCTGGCTCTTTTAAGTGAGCGTTTCGAGCAGCATGTGCACAAAGACGAAGGTCTTTTTAGACAGATGGAGAAGTGGGCCGTTGATTGGCGCAGCCAGCTCGCCAGCATGGCGGATCGAATGGAAACTTACAGAATCGAGCTGAAACAGAAGCTCTGTCGCAAGCTCACTGATTGTCGCGGTGAGAGTCGCTTCCAGCCTCCGTTTTCGATACGACGCCGTTGTGCGTGA
- a CDS encoding NDP-sugar synthase: METIKGLKAMVLAAGVGSRLDPLTRSTPKPLVPLANRPVMEHILALLKRHNINDIVSNVHHLPEQVPAYFGDGSNLDMNLTYKHEQILSGDAGGVRSCRKFLQDGTFLVIMGDLITDADISYVVEQHKSKGAIATIALQKVADVRHFGVAVTDADSFIKGFQEKPSPEEAISDLASTGIYVLEPEVFDHMPADGQYGFGRQLFPSLVEKGLPVLGVQVFGYWSDIGTMENYKLSSFDALKGLIDIELPGQKTQHGWYDSGASVASDCNIDARVLIGKNSRLDPGVTLKGHVIIGDNCHIKSGAVIEDSIIWAGTTVGANAILIDSVLGNNVEVADRCVMTGEVTTEPVKLKPVEKTADLASANVLLSQLQQPVGAR; encoded by the coding sequence ATGGAAACAATTAAGGGCCTGAAGGCAATGGTTCTGGCCGCTGGTGTTGGCTCGCGTCTTGATCCGTTGACAAGGTCAACTCCCAAACCTCTCGTTCCGCTCGCTAATCGACCGGTCATGGAGCATATTCTCGCTCTACTGAAACGCCACAATATCAACGACATCGTCTCCAATGTTCATCACTTGCCTGAACAGGTGCCCGCTTACTTCGGTGACGGCAGCAACTTGGACATGAACCTGACCTACAAACATGAGCAGATCTTATCGGGAGATGCCGGTGGAGTTCGTTCCTGCCGCAAATTTCTCCAGGATGGAACCTTCCTTGTGATCATGGGAGATCTGATCACTGATGCAGACATCTCTTACGTGGTCGAGCAGCATAAGTCCAAAGGTGCGATCGCTACGATAGCACTACAGAAGGTGGCAGATGTTCGACACTTCGGTGTCGCTGTGACTGACGCCGATTCATTCATCAAAGGCTTCCAGGAGAAGCCTTCGCCCGAAGAAGCTATTTCAGATCTGGCATCAACAGGCATATATGTCCTCGAGCCGGAAGTGTTCGACCATATGCCAGCAGATGGTCAATACGGTTTTGGTCGGCAGTTGTTTCCGTCGCTCGTCGAGAAAGGTTTGCCAGTTTTAGGTGTTCAGGTATTTGGATACTGGTCTGATATCGGCACAATGGAAAATTACAAGTTATCGAGCTTTGATGCATTGAAAGGCTTGATTGATATCGAATTGCCGGGGCAGAAAACTCAACACGGTTGGTACGATTCTGGAGCCTCAGTGGCTTCTGATTGCAACATAGATGCCAGAGTATTGATCGGTAAGAATTCTCGCCTCGACCCGGGCGTGACGCTGAAAGGTCACGTCATAATCGGTGATAACTGTCACATCAAATCTGGTGCAGTTATCGAAGACTCGATCATCTGGGCCGGCACAACTGTTGGCGCCAATGCCATATTAATAGACTCTGTTCTTGGTAACAATGTTGAGGTAGCAGACCGCTGTGTTATGACTGGTGAGGTGACTACTGAGCCTGTCAAGTTGAAGCCTGTAGAGAAGACTGCGGACCTGGCCTCTGCAAACGTGCTGCTGTCGCAGTTGCAACAACCAGTTGGGGCTCGATAG
- the trxA gene encoding thioredoxin has translation MRNWFIATTLSAVLLSGCSGAFENKAPHVAVEVQSTSDALFDTDVLKAKEPVLVDFYATWCPPCKRMAPIVDEVAEQFQGKVKVLKVNIDENPGLARALGIESIPTLVVFKDGHPVQANVGLLPKSEIISMVESALTPNLAEQGTKTPL, from the coding sequence ATGAGAAATTGGTTTATTGCAACAACTTTGAGTGCCGTTCTACTGAGTGGTTGCTCAGGAGCATTCGAGAATAAAGCACCTCACGTTGCTGTAGAAGTGCAATCTACGTCTGACGCGCTGTTCGATACCGACGTCTTAAAAGCAAAAGAGCCGGTGCTCGTAGACTTCTACGCCACCTGGTGTCCACCTTGCAAACGCATGGCGCCGATTGTCGACGAAGTCGCCGAACAGTTCCAGGGCAAAGTAAAAGTCTTGAAAGTAAATATTGATGAAAACCCCGGGCTCGCTCGAGCGCTCGGGATCGAATCAATACCGACCCTGGTCGTCTTTAAAGATGGGCATCCGGTCCAGGCAAACGTCGGTCTCCTGCCCAAATCTGAAATTATCTCGATGGTAGAGAGTGCCTTAACGCCGAACCTGGCTGAACAGGGTACGAAAACACCCTTATAG
- a CDS encoding response regulator — protein sequence MTIISIIYMGKISLPLVGRKRKLDDRSEVLLMPDDNKKVLLVEDNIVNQKMATLLLQQLGLIADVVDSGKKALHAVEREVYAVILMDCQMPEMDGFEATKAIRKLEALRGSYTPIIAVTALSMVGDKERCISAGMDDYISKPIDRQMLKIKLHHWLQKDIVLRNQELSKKFAQPALFVSEIEPPIDLAELHDYYGEEVGDVLATFVRSTNRLMQEIDQSITESNGDKLAYLAHELKGSSASVGAKGAAKICLLLERSAGLKDFHEAKEGFTALSLAFSRIKDFINQQNSASHEEVTLPRRE from the coding sequence GTGACGATTATTTCAATCATTTATATGGGCAAGATCAGTTTGCCGCTTGTCGGCAGAAAGAGAAAATTAGATGACCGTAGTGAGGTCCTTCTTATGCCTGATGATAACAAGAAGGTTCTTCTCGTTGAAGATAACATCGTCAATCAAAAGATGGCGACACTACTGTTGCAGCAATTGGGTCTGATTGCAGATGTTGTAGACAGTGGCAAGAAAGCGCTGCATGCAGTTGAGAGGGAAGTCTACGCAGTCATCCTTATGGACTGTCAGATGCCTGAGATGGATGGCTTTGAAGCAACAAAAGCGATCCGCAAATTAGAGGCTCTACGGGGCAGCTACACGCCGATAATCGCTGTTACTGCTCTTTCTATGGTCGGTGATAAAGAACGTTGTATTTCAGCCGGAATGGACGACTATATCTCCAAACCGATTGACAGGCAGATGTTGAAAATTAAGCTCCATCACTGGTTGCAGAAAGATATCGTCTTGAGGAATCAGGAGCTTTCCAAAAAATTTGCCCAACCAGCTTTATTTGTTTCAGAAATCGAGCCGCCAATCGATCTGGCAGAACTGCATGATTATTACGGTGAGGAAGTCGGTGACGTGCTGGCTACATTTGTGAGAAGCACGAATAGATTGATGCAAGAGATTGATCAGTCAATCACGGAAAGCAATGGCGATAAGCTCGCTTATTTAGCTCATGAACTGAAAGGCTCTAGTGCTTCGGTGGGCGCTAAAGGAGCCGCCAAAATTTGTTTGCTACTGGAGCGTTCTGCCGGTCTTAAAGACTTTCACGAAGCAAAGGAGGGTTTTACAGCGCTCTCTCTTGCTTTTTCCCGAATCAAAGATTTTATCAATCAGCAGAACTCGGCTTCTCACGAAGAGGTAACTCTGCCAAGAAGAGAGTAG
- a CDS encoding response regulator, whose protein sequence is MSSNAKVILVVEDDETLRLLATKQLAKLGFEGHAVADGSEAVEKAARVDYSLILMDIQMPRMDGIEATSAIRQLENSKNNARVPIIAMTANPDRQRCLDAGMDDFIFKPVMLGQLRELLDRWLPAAS, encoded by the coding sequence ATGAGCAGTAACGCGAAAGTGATTTTAGTCGTTGAAGACGATGAGACACTGCGTCTTCTCGCCACTAAGCAGCTGGCGAAACTTGGTTTCGAAGGTCATGCTGTAGCCGACGGCAGTGAAGCTGTGGAGAAGGCGGCCAGGGTTGACTATTCTCTCATTTTGATGGATATACAAATGCCGCGAATGGATGGCATTGAAGCGACCAGCGCAATTCGTCAGTTGGAAAATTCCAAGAACAACGCTCGTGTGCCGATTATCGCTATGACTGCTAACCCGGACAGACAGAGATGTCTTGATGCCGGCATGGACGACTTTATTTTTAAGCCCGTTATGCTTGGCCAGTTGAGGGAACTTCTCGATCGTTGGCTGCCGGCTGCCAGCTGA
- a CDS encoding PAS domain S-box protein, whose protein sequence is MEELSQPSKVKSSGGRPIVDVTETGDGELLAVTRGDSDGERLEAVPQSSSLFKFFFDDCAAPCFVKDDQGCYVFINEEFERQFGVRRCDLIGRNASSWLGEEFFKKIRLRDHEVLTNQCASSEQEEITDADGVTKTWHVHRFPIFDSRRRCFLGGIAFDITAEKQKQEQMREKSELLELILNNIGDPVIAVDQSGALLLFNPAAIKLHGLDNARGKYGLFMPDKVTRYAQEELPLARAIKGEEVRDLELFVRTPYHNEGITVSASAQPLRDKDGKLRGGAAVLRDITPRKQVEEALLAARDEALAASELKSQFVSNISHELRTPMSGVLGMTELLLEMGLEPEQKELAVYIYESAQNLLKVVNELLDFSRLEAGKLYLEKAEVDIHDLVQASLQSISASAEQKRIALVSRIDENIPRKMMGDKLRIQQVLNNITANAIKFTEKGKINVSVTEARQFAGGMIVRFTVSDTGIGIEKAQQETLFQPFVQVDGSNTRKYGGVGLGLSICRRLIKLMSGDIGVSSVIGKGSDFWFEVPMEVLAKANHEQ, encoded by the coding sequence ATGGAAGAATTGTCGCAACCTTCGAAAGTGAAAAGCAGCGGAGGTAGGCCGATAGTCGACGTCACCGAAACTGGAGACGGCGAGCTACTTGCTGTCACCCGTGGCGATTCGGATGGTGAGCGCCTCGAGGCTGTGCCACAGAGTTCGTCTCTTTTTAAGTTTTTTTTCGACGACTGCGCGGCGCCTTGTTTTGTGAAAGACGATCAAGGTTGTTACGTCTTTATCAACGAGGAATTTGAGCGTCAGTTCGGAGTCAGACGATGCGATTTGATCGGCAGAAACGCTTCATCGTGGCTAGGCGAGGAATTCTTTAAAAAGATCCGCTTGCGCGATCACGAAGTACTGACGAATCAATGCGCATCGTCAGAGCAAGAAGAAATTACTGATGCCGACGGCGTGACGAAAACATGGCATGTTCATCGATTTCCCATTTTTGACTCACGGAGGCGCTGTTTTCTTGGTGGTATTGCATTTGATATCACTGCCGAAAAGCAGAAGCAAGAGCAAATGCGGGAAAAGAGCGAACTTCTCGAACTGATTTTGAATAACATCGGTGATCCTGTCATTGCCGTCGATCAAAGTGGAGCTTTGCTTCTGTTCAACCCTGCTGCTATCAAACTGCATGGACTGGACAATGCGCGTGGTAAATACGGACTTTTCATGCCTGATAAAGTGACGCGCTATGCCCAGGAGGAATTGCCGCTGGCACGCGCTATCAAAGGCGAGGAAGTGCGTGATCTGGAGTTGTTTGTACGCACTCCCTATCATAATGAAGGCATTACGGTCAGTGCCAGCGCTCAGCCGCTGCGAGATAAAGACGGGAAATTGCGCGGCGGTGCAGCTGTGCTGCGCGATATAACTCCTCGTAAGCAAGTTGAGGAGGCACTGCTTGCCGCTCGTGATGAAGCGCTAGCGGCCTCCGAATTGAAATCGCAATTTGTCTCTAACATCAGTCACGAGTTGCGTACTCCTATGAGCGGCGTTCTTGGAATGACTGAATTGTTGCTTGAAATGGGTCTTGAGCCTGAACAGAAGGAACTGGCTGTATATATCTATGAGTCGGCTCAAAATCTTTTGAAAGTGGTAAATGAGTTGCTGGATTTTTCCAGACTGGAAGCAGGCAAATTGTATCTGGAGAAAGCGGAGGTTGATATTCACGATCTGGTGCAAGCAAGCCTGCAGAGCATTTCAGCCAGTGCTGAACAGAAGCGGATCGCCCTGGTCTCGCGCATAGATGAGAATATTCCGCGGAAAATGATGGGCGATAAATTGCGTATTCAGCAAGTGCTCAACAACATCACCGCCAATGCCATCAAGTTTACAGAGAAGGGAAAGATAAACGTCTCCGTCACAGAAGCCCGTCAGTTCGCCGGCGGTATGATAGTGCGCTTCACCGTAAGTGATACCGGAATCGGCATCGAGAAGGCTCAGCAGGAGACTCTGTTCCAGCCGTTCGTTCAAGTCGACGGTTCGAATACTCGCAAGTACGGCGGTGTAGGTTTAGGTTTATCAATATGCAGACGCTTAATCAAACTCATGTCGGGTGATATTGGTGTATCCTCTGTAATTGGAAAAGGCTCCGATTTCTGGTTTGAAGTTCCCATGGAGGTTTTAGCGAAGGCTAACCATGAGCAGTAA
- a CDS encoding DHA2 family efflux MFS transporter permease subunit, which translates to MVLHLQTARTDSEIMILEQKTESTTQPKRLPNTTAVIFGLQLMLLLAAIDQTIISTAMPKIVTNLGGFDRYAWATSAYLLTSTISIPVIGKLSDLYGRKHLLIAGVLLFVLASVLCGCSGMAPFGAILDPMNQFIVWRGLQGLGAGIILGLCFSVVGDLFPAAERGKYQGHFAAVFALASIVGPTFGGFISDHHSWRWLFFMNVPIGVVAALIFHLTFPSDRKTNSQENLDVVGVLLFIGAFVPLLLGLSWSGSEGWLSLPVAGAMLTAAGMATKFIKHEMKVQHPFMDVRLFANRVVTISCLSVFVTGIGMFGSIMLLPIFFQSVVGMTAAKSGTLLTPLIVVVALTSIIGGYWMSKSKRYKAILYAGLSCMTLGTFMLAQINTSSSIAYMLSNMLLVGAGLGLLLPIYTVVIQNAVDEKDIGAVTGFSQFFRSVGGTTGVAVFGTVMLALYEVGLKAGSAALSTLSPQARALLHNPLESAKLHRSLENLHLAPQQIDSILAVVKQSLVDSIDKIFFLYGMLLLATLIATLFLAELPLREKPSSAD; encoded by the coding sequence ATGGTGCTCCACCTGCAAACGGCTCGCACCGACTCGGAAATTATGATCTTAGAGCAGAAAACTGAATCGACAACGCAACCGAAGAGATTGCCGAACACCACTGCTGTAATTTTTGGACTGCAATTGATGTTGCTTCTGGCCGCCATCGACCAGACAATAATCAGCACCGCCATGCCTAAAATAGTGACAAACCTGGGCGGGTTCGACCGCTACGCGTGGGCGACTTCAGCCTATCTCCTCACCTCAACAATCTCAATTCCTGTAATCGGCAAACTATCAGATCTATACGGGCGTAAACATCTACTCATCGCAGGTGTCCTGCTTTTCGTTCTCGCCTCAGTGCTCTGTGGGTGTTCCGGCATGGCACCTTTCGGTGCCATCTTAGACCCGATGAATCAGTTCATCGTCTGGCGAGGTCTGCAGGGACTGGGGGCTGGTATCATTCTCGGTCTGTGTTTTTCAGTCGTAGGAGACTTATTTCCAGCAGCTGAACGCGGTAAATATCAGGGGCATTTCGCGGCCGTCTTCGCCCTTGCATCAATCGTCGGACCAACCTTCGGCGGCTTTATAAGCGACCACCACAGCTGGCGCTGGCTGTTTTTCATGAACGTACCGATAGGGGTTGTGGCGGCACTGATTTTTCATCTCACATTTCCATCAGACAGAAAAACAAATTCACAAGAGAATCTCGACGTCGTTGGCGTGCTCCTGTTCATCGGTGCTTTCGTGCCACTACTTTTGGGACTGAGCTGGAGCGGCAGCGAGGGCTGGCTGAGCCTGCCTGTGGCGGGCGCGATGCTTACGGCAGCAGGCATGGCGACCAAGTTCATCAAGCATGAAATGAAAGTGCAGCACCCCTTTATGGATGTTCGGTTATTTGCCAATCGGGTTGTAACCATCTCTTGCCTGTCGGTTTTCGTTACTGGAATAGGCATGTTTGGTTCGATTATGCTCCTGCCAATCTTCTTTCAAAGCGTAGTCGGTATGACAGCCGCAAAATCAGGTACGCTGCTTACTCCGCTTATTGTCGTCGTCGCTTTGACCAGTATCATAGGTGGTTACTGGATGTCGAAATCAAAACGGTACAAAGCGATTCTCTACGCCGGTCTATCTTGTATGACACTCGGGACGTTCATGCTGGCGCAGATAAATACATCATCGTCGATCGCCTACATGCTCTCCAACATGCTCCTAGTAGGAGCAGGACTGGGGCTTCTTCTTCCCATCTATACGGTGGTCATACAAAATGCCGTCGACGAAAAAGATATCGGTGCAGTAACCGGTTTCAGCCAATTCTTTCGTTCAGTAGGAGGCACGACTGGCGTCGCCGTCTTTGGCACCGTCATGCTTGCCCTTTACGAGGTAGGCTTGAAAGCTGGTTCAGCAGCACTTTCTACCCTCAGCCCACAGGCCCGGGCGTTGCTGCATAATCCGCTCGAATCTGCAAAGTTACATCGCAGTCTGGAAAATCTGCATTTAGCGCCGCAACAGATAGACAGCATTCTTGCAGTCGTCAAACAGTCACTGGTTGATTCGATTGACAAAATCTTCTTTCTATACGGAATGCTGCTTCTAGCAACGCTTATTGCTACTCTCTTCTTGGCAGAGTTACCTCTTCGTGAGAAGCCGAGTTCTGCTGATTGA
- a CDS encoding zinc-binding alcohol dehydrogenase, which produces MKALVLDKPGTPESLYTSDVEQPKPGPGEVRVKVYAVGLNPVDYKLAASGYPGWDYPMILGLDVAGVIDAVGKGVDEWQPGDPVYYHGDLSKPGGYSQYAIVTTRTLSWLPDGLSYTDAAALPCAGFAAYQALHRKLHVQKDKTILILGGAGGVGGFAVQLAKLAGLKIITTCSKHNVNFVKNLGATEIIDYQTENVKHAVDEITQGRGVDYIVDTVSSASATEALEMLAFNGAIACVAGMPDITKVGAGEKAFSVHEIALGGAYAANDTQALDDLAKIGMEFGNLVAKGQVKPMVEEVVNLEDIPDALVRLSMRHVRGKIVAKVPQPQEK; this is translated from the coding sequence ATGAAAGCACTAGTCCTCGATAAGCCCGGTACACCGGAATCACTTTATACATCAGACGTTGAGCAACCAAAACCAGGTCCTGGTGAGGTCCGCGTCAAAGTTTATGCAGTCGGTCTCAATCCTGTTGATTACAAACTCGCTGCGTCAGGCTACCCAGGTTGGGACTATCCAATGATCCTCGGGCTCGACGTAGCCGGTGTCATTGATGCCGTTGGCAAAGGTGTCGATGAATGGCAACCTGGAGACCCAGTCTATTATCACGGCGACCTTTCGAAGCCGGGTGGCTACAGCCAATATGCCATCGTCACCACGCGCACATTGTCCTGGTTGCCCGACGGTCTGTCTTATACCGATGCAGCTGCTTTGCCGTGTGCCGGTTTTGCCGCATATCAAGCGCTGCACAGAAAGCTGCATGTGCAGAAAGACAAAACAATCCTCATTCTCGGTGGAGCTGGAGGCGTGGGCGGTTTTGCAGTTCAGCTGGCCAAGCTTGCCGGGCTGAAAATCATCACGACTTGCTCCAAGCACAATGTTAACTTCGTCAAGAACCTCGGTGCTACTGAAATCATCGATTATCAAACCGAGAACGTTAAGCACGCCGTCGATGAAATCACGCAGGGTCGCGGTGTTGACTACATCGTCGATACTGTAAGCAGCGCCAGCGCCACAGAAGCGCTCGAGATGCTTGCCTTCAATGGAGCCATCGCCTGTGTCGCCGGTATGCCGGACATCACTAAAGTCGGCGCTGGTGAAAAAGCCTTTTCAGTGCACGAAATTGCACTTGGTGGCGCCTACGCGGCCAATGACACACAAGCTCTTGATGATCTTGCAAAGATCGGAATGGAGTTCGGTAATCTCGTTGCCAAAGGTCAGGTCAAGCCGATGGTGGAAGAGGTTGTAAATCTGGAAGATATTCCGGATGCTCTGGTACGTCTTTCCATGCGTCATGTGCGCGGCAAGATAGTTGCTAAAGTGCCACAGCCGCAAGAAAAGTAG